The uncultured Desulfobulbus sp. genome window below encodes:
- a CDS encoding polysaccharide deacetylase family protein — translation MIPVGLRVDVDTLRGTRVGGDNLLSLFARYQIQATFFFSVGPDNMGRHLWRLLRPQFLLKMLRTRAASLYGWDILLKGTLWPGPEIGGRCASLIRRTSEEGHEVGLHAWDHHRWQARLRELSPAEIESDIRRGYESLVRILGKEPACFAAPAWQITPEALEVLDRFSFGFHSDCRGTVPFQPVIEGHRFCHVQVPTTLPTYDELIGLDCTPAEYNEHLLALIQPERCNVLTIHAEAEGGVCLEQFEAFLNLAAERELVFQPLGAILSHSETLIESAIVPRTMEGREGWIACQQP, via the coding sequence ATGATACCGGTCGGCCTGCGAGTTGATGTGGACACCCTGCGCGGAACCCGCGTTGGGGGGGACAATCTGCTTTCCCTCTTTGCCAGATATCAGATCCAGGCCACCTTTTTCTTCTCGGTGGGGCCGGACAACATGGGGCGTCATCTCTGGCGTCTGTTACGGCCCCAGTTTCTCTTGAAGATGCTCAGGACCCGGGCTGCCAGCCTCTATGGCTGGGATATTCTTCTCAAGGGCACCCTCTGGCCGGGACCGGAAATCGGTGGGCGATGTGCCTCCCTCATCCGTCGGACCAGCGAGGAAGGGCACGAGGTCGGGTTACACGCCTGGGACCATCACCGCTGGCAGGCCCGATTGCGAGAACTGAGCCCGGCAGAGATCGAGTCCGATATTCGCAGAGGGTATGAAAGCCTGGTGCGAATACTGGGCAAGGAACCGGCCTGCTTTGCCGCACCTGCCTGGCAGATCACCCCGGAGGCCCTGGAGGTGCTCGATCGCTTCTCCTTTGGTTTTCATTCCGATTGCCGAGGCACGGTCCCCTTTCAACCGGTGATCGAAGGGCATCGCTTCTGCCACGTGCAGGTGCCGACAACCCTGCCCACCTATGATGAGCTAATCGGTCTGGATTGCACACCAGCGGAGTATAACGAGCATCTGCTTGCTCTGATACAGCCGGAGCGTTGCAACGTGTTGACCATCCATGCCGAGGCGGAAGGCGGGGTCTGCCTGGAGCAGTTCGAAGCGTTCTTGAACCTGGCGGCAGAGCGTGAGCTTGTGTTTCAGCCCCTGGGAGCAATTCTTTCGCACAGCGAAACCCTGATCGAGTCCGCCATTGTTCCCCGGACAATGGAGGGCAGGGAAGGGTGGATTGCCTGCCAGCAACCATAA
- a CDS encoding ATP-binding protein, whose product MSEPGPRLSSWLRRVNQQGRGLLAAGLRLLFPLDALQGRLALWLSIAILGVGLIAGAVAYISGFQEAHELQDDMLSQVAALMQQNDLLAPTDSALNKLQVRDPDARLLVQRLPASPSSSGQAATSQVGLPLPSDLSDGLHTLRLGPHTYRVVVANLGLEYRFAVAQETEFRDELARDSGLRTLIPFFFLVPLLLFLASFVIHRIFAPISTLALQLDRRSEQELHPIAEEPFPLEIRPFISAINRLLARVDQSLSWQRRFIADAAHELRSPMTALSLQAERLERAEMSASAHERLQTLRQGLDRARKLLDQLLSFARAQTSGSKVEKSMSVQQLYRQVLADMLPLAEAKQIDIGITTTVDAGLSGNPLDFHTLVKNLVDNAIRYTPFGGRVDLALISEPDVLRLEIADFGPGIPVAERERIFDPFYRILGTEEIGSGLGLSIVKTIAQRIGAQITLETAQPETGQGLRVVITLARENSQI is encoded by the coding sequence ATGAGTGAGCCTGGACCTAGACTGAGCAGCTGGTTGCGGCGAGTGAACCAGCAGGGAAGGGGACTGCTGGCAGCAGGGCTGAGACTCCTTTTTCCCCTGGATGCCTTACAGGGGCGCCTGGCCTTGTGGCTCTCCATCGCCATTCTTGGCGTTGGCCTGATAGCAGGGGCGGTGGCCTACATCAGTGGTTTTCAGGAGGCCCATGAACTGCAGGATGACATGCTCTCGCAGGTGGCAGCCCTCATGCAGCAAAACGATCTGCTCGCACCGACTGATAGTGCCTTGAACAAGCTGCAGGTCCGCGATCCCGACGCACGTCTCTTGGTGCAGAGGTTACCTGCCAGTCCGAGTTCATCAGGCCAGGCTGCAACCAGTCAAGTCGGCCTGCCCCTGCCTTCTGATCTGAGCGATGGTCTGCATACGCTTCGACTGGGGCCGCATACGTACCGGGTTGTGGTCGCAAACCTGGGCCTCGAATATCGGTTTGCCGTTGCCCAGGAAACGGAATTTCGCGATGAACTTGCACGGGACAGTGGCCTGCGGACCTTGATCCCCTTTTTCTTCCTGGTGCCTCTGCTGCTCTTCCTGGCCTCTTTTGTGATCCATAGAATCTTTGCTCCCATCTCTACGCTTGCCCTGCAGCTCGACCGGCGCAGTGAGCAGGAATTGCACCCCATTGCCGAGGAACCTTTTCCACTCGAAATTCGACCCTTTATCAGTGCCATCAATCGCCTGCTTGCGCGGGTGGATCAATCGCTGAGCTGGCAGCGTCGCTTCATCGCCGATGCCGCCCATGAGTTGCGCTCCCCCATGACCGCACTCTCTCTGCAGGCGGAGCGTCTGGAGCGAGCAGAGATGTCTGCCTCTGCCCATGAGCGGTTACAGACGCTGCGTCAAGGGCTGGATCGGGCCCGGAAACTGCTGGATCAGCTCCTCAGTTTTGCCCGGGCTCAGACCAGCGGCAGCAAAGTGGAGAAAAGCATGTCGGTGCAGCAGCTCTATCGTCAGGTTCTGGCTGATATGCTGCCCCTGGCCGAGGCCAAGCAGATTGATATCGGTATCACCACCACAGTCGATGCCGGGCTCAGCGGCAATCCGCTTGATTTCCACACCCTGGTGAAAAATCTGGTGGATAACGCCATCCGCTACACGCCCTTCGGCGGGCGGGTGGATCTTGCTCTTATCTCTGAACCGGATGTTCTGCGTCTGGAAATTGCAGACTTCGGTCCCGGTATTCCTGTGGCGGAACGGGAAAGAATATTTGATCCCTTTTACCGAATCCTGGGGACAGAGGAGATCGGCTCCGGCCTTGGCCTCTCCATCGTCAAGACCATTGCGCAGCGCATCGGTGCCCAGATAACTCTGGAAACAGCTCAGCCAGAAACCGGGCAGGGATTGCGGGTTGTGATAACATTGGCCCGAGAAAATTCTCAAATCTAG
- the arnA gene encoding bifunctional UDP-4-amino-4-deoxy-L-arabinose formyltransferase/UDP-glucuronic acid oxidase ArnA encodes MKAVVLAYHTIGCSGIKALLDQGYEIEAIFTHHDNPQENIWFESVAELATAHDIAVYAPEDINHPLWVEKIRAMQPDVLFSFYYRDLVGQEILDIPAQGCINLHGSLLPRYRGRCPVNWVLVNGEQETGVTLHYMTAKPDDGDIIGQKSVAIAEDDTALSLFDKMNQAAQVLLADELPKIKAGTNARLPQDAAAASYYGGRGPQDGEIHWNQSASSIRNLVRAVTRPYPGAFTYLVNRKCLLWQVRVSTGQEKAFPGTVLATNPLTVACGEDALIVEFGQVEDGVYLSGGRLAEELNLSVGMRLNGRVGDVTQQPKKKQVLILGVNGFIGNHLSKRLLDSGKYVVHGMDLGTSSIGHLLGEPDFHFTEGDISIMREWIEYHVRKCDVVLPLVAIATPIEYVRNPLKVFELDFEENLRVVRYCAKYGKRLIFPSTSEVYGMCGDDEFDEQRSNFVLGPIHKQRWIYSCSKQMLDRVIWAYGASEGLPFTLFRPFNWVGPKLDSLQSARIGSSRVITQFILNLVEGTPIRLVDGGSQKRCFTDVSDGVECLYRIIENQDGRCNSRIFNIGNPDNEYSMQELADILREKFVAHPLRGHFPPEAGTQFIEARAYYGKGYQDVQHRRPSIRQARTILGWEPQVSFEQSVAETLDYFLQELVRSQPVNA; translated from the coding sequence ATGAAAGCAGTCGTTTTAGCCTATCACACCATCGGATGCAGCGGCATCAAGGCCTTGCTGGACCAAGGGTACGAGATTGAGGCTATCTTTACCCATCATGACAATCCCCAGGAAAATATCTGGTTTGAGTCGGTGGCCGAACTGGCAACCGCCCATGATATAGCCGTCTATGCGCCTGAGGATATCAATCATCCCCTCTGGGTCGAGAAAATCCGGGCCATGCAACCCGATGTGCTTTTCTCCTTTTATTACCGTGATCTGGTCGGCCAGGAGATCCTCGATATTCCTGCCCAGGGGTGCATCAATCTTCATGGTTCCCTTTTGCCTCGCTACCGGGGCCGTTGCCCGGTCAACTGGGTTTTGGTCAACGGGGAGCAGGAAACCGGCGTCACCCTCCATTACATGACCGCCAAACCCGATGATGGCGATATCATCGGTCAAAAGTCAGTGGCCATTGCTGAGGACGACACCGCCCTGAGCCTTTTTGACAAGATGAATCAGGCCGCACAGGTGCTGCTTGCAGATGAGTTACCTAAAATCAAGGCCGGGACCAACGCTCGCCTCCCCCAGGATGCAGCGGCCGCCAGCTACTACGGCGGACGTGGTCCCCAGGACGGCGAAATCCATTGGAACCAGAGCGCCTCCTCCATTCGTAACCTGGTCCGTGCTGTCACCCGACCCTATCCCGGAGCCTTTACCTATCTGGTCAACCGTAAGTGTTTGCTCTGGCAGGTTCGGGTATCGACAGGGCAGGAAAAGGCCTTTCCGGGGACAGTCCTGGCAACCAATCCCCTGACTGTCGCCTGTGGTGAGGATGCCCTGATCGTTGAGTTCGGCCAGGTCGAAGATGGGGTCTACCTCAGTGGTGGTCGTCTGGCGGAAGAGTTGAACCTCTCCGTGGGGATGCGGCTCAACGGGCGGGTCGGTGATGTCACCCAGCAGCCCAAGAAAAAGCAGGTCCTGATTCTCGGGGTCAATGGCTTTATCGGCAACCATCTCTCCAAACGTCTGTTGGACAGCGGCAAGTATGTGGTCCACGGTATGGACCTGGGCACCAGCAGTATTGGTCATCTTTTGGGTGAGCCGGATTTTCACTTTACCGAGGGGGATATCTCGATCATGCGCGAATGGATCGAGTACCACGTGCGCAAGTGCGATGTGGTTCTGCCCCTGGTTGCCATCGCCACCCCCATTGAGTATGTGCGCAACCCCCTGAAGGTCTTTGAACTCGACTTTGAAGAGAACCTGCGGGTGGTCCGCTACTGTGCCAAATATGGTAAACGCTTGATTTTTCCCTCAACCTCCGAAGTCTACGGCATGTGCGGAGATGATGAGTTTGACGAGCAACGGTCCAACTTTGTTCTGGGGCCCATCCATAAGCAGCGCTGGATTTATTCCTGCAGCAAGCAGATGCTCGATCGCGTCATATGGGCTTACGGCGCGAGCGAAGGGCTCCCCTTTACCCTGTTCCGTCCCTTTAACTGGGTCGGGCCCAAGCTTGATTCGCTCCAGTCTGCGCGAATCGGTTCTTCCCGGGTCATTACCCAGTTTATTCTCAACCTGGTGGAAGGCACCCCCATTCGCCTGGTGGACGGCGGTAGTCAGAAACGGTGTTTCACCGATGTCAGTGACGGGGTTGAATGCCTTTACCGCATCATCGAAAACCAGGATGGCCGCTGCAACAGCCGCATCTTCAATATCGGCAATCCCGACAACGAGTACTCCATGCAGGAACTGGCGGATATTCTCCGGGAAAAATTTGTCGCCCACCCCCTGCGTGGTCACTTCCCGCCGGAGGCCGGAACCCAGTTCATCGAGGCCCGGGCCTATTACGGCAAGGGCTACCAGGATGTGCAGCATCGTCGGCCTTCTATCCGCCAGGCCCGCACTATCCTTGGCTGGGAACCGCAGGTCTCCTTTGAACAATCGGTTGCAGAAACCCTGGATTACTTCCTTCAGGAGCTGGTCCGCTCCCAACCGGTGAATGCATGA
- a CDS encoding response regulator transcription factor, with protein MRVLLVEDDPMIGAAIQDALKDASYATDWLKDGQVALDTLQYQSYDLILLDLGLPGKDGVEVLQSIRTRQNDIPLLIITARDGLDDRIGGLDAGADDYLLKPFAMAELLARMRAVLRRKGGSAVPLLTNGIVSLDPATHEATGPEGSTVQLSSREFALLQALLIRPGAILSRSELEDRIYSWGEEVESNAVDFFIHALRKKLGSTVIKNIRGAGWMVAKNV; from the coding sequence ATGCGTGTTCTCCTGGTTGAAGATGATCCCATGATTGGGGCGGCCATTCAGGACGCCCTTAAAGATGCCTCCTATGCCACGGACTGGCTCAAGGATGGGCAGGTTGCTCTGGATACGCTTCAGTATCAATCCTACGACCTTATCCTTCTGGATCTTGGCTTGCCCGGAAAAGACGGGGTGGAGGTGCTGCAGAGTATCCGCACTCGCCAAAATGATATTCCCCTGTTGATTATCACCGCCCGTGACGGCCTGGATGACAGGATTGGTGGCCTGGATGCAGGGGCGGATGACTACCTGCTCAAACCCTTTGCCATGGCCGAGTTGCTGGCGCGGATGCGGGCGGTGCTGAGGCGAAAAGGCGGCTCAGCTGTGCCGCTGTTGACCAATGGCATCGTCAGCCTGGACCCTGCGACCCACGAGGCGACAGGGCCGGAAGGCAGCACTGTCCAGCTGTCCAGCCGGGAGTTCGCTCTTTTACAGGCGCTCTTGATTCGACCAGGTGCCATCCTCTCCCGCAGTGAGCTGGAGGATCGTATCTACAGCTGGGGGGAGGAGGTGGAAAGCAATGCCGTGGATTTCTTTATTCACGCATTGCGCAAGAAATTGGGCAGCACAGTTATTAAAAATATTCGTGGGGCGGGCTGGATGGTCGCCAAAAACGTATGA
- a CDS encoding HAMP domain-containing sensor histidine kinase produces MSVQTRIMLFLVGSGVLASLLFSLVVFYEMAEQPFNLLDTVLEEEGTRVVRSLVASPAVMLRERDWQNLGMEQYWLELRDREAGTLLFRSPLAKELPLAPLPSGSVAVVRPQTEKTTDHLSQNRSYQPVLRMLSFRVDEGGKQFLVQIGRPMEKLHEEIWEVVFGLLAGVIFSTLVLSAISRAVAKKILRPVQEMQNLARDISEQNLGQRLPCDKTGDEINELAQTMNRMLDRLQYSFDRQRSFLYATSHELKTPLATIRLAVENIASREPSQELLLMQEDLGKITEQNYRLERLVKDLLLLSSLETQTGLDGGPVDLSALLDSLVEEFSAIAQSRDITLQATIEPNCVVPGDGEKLYRGLVNLFDNAIKFTPEGGRIEIASALQEETVVICLVNTGCGVAESACDEVFTPFFRGEKSRALTYGGFGLGLAIVKKIVALHQGRVTFASGLEQLTTVTLHLPRL; encoded by the coding sequence ATGTCAGTACAAACCCGGATTATGCTTTTTCTCGTGGGCTCAGGCGTGCTGGCGAGCCTGCTCTTTTCGCTGGTGGTCTTTTACGAAATGGCCGAGCAGCCCTTCAACCTCCTGGATACCGTCCTGGAGGAAGAGGGGACCCGGGTGGTGCGCTCACTGGTGGCCTCTCCCGCTGTGATGCTGAGGGAGCGCGACTGGCAAAACCTGGGTATGGAGCAATATTGGCTTGAGCTCAGAGATCGGGAGGCAGGCACCTTGCTTTTTCGTTCCCCGCTGGCCAAAGAGTTGCCGCTGGCTCCTTTGCCCTCAGGTTCGGTTGCGGTTGTCCGGCCTCAGACCGAAAAAACAACAGACCACCTGTCGCAGAACCGAAGCTACCAGCCTGTCTTGCGTATGCTCAGTTTTCGCGTGGATGAAGGTGGAAAACAGTTTCTGGTGCAGATAGGGCGTCCCATGGAAAAACTCCATGAGGAGATATGGGAGGTCGTTTTTGGCCTGTTGGCCGGGGTGATTTTTTCCACCCTGGTCCTCAGTGCTATCAGTCGCGCTGTGGCAAAGAAAATCCTCCGTCCAGTCCAGGAGATGCAAAATCTGGCCAGGGATATTTCAGAACAGAATTTGGGACAGCGCCTCCCCTGCGATAAAACCGGCGACGAGATCAACGAACTGGCGCAGACGATGAACCGCATGCTCGACCGGCTGCAGTACTCCTTTGATCGCCAGCGATCCTTTTTGTATGCAACTTCCCACGAGCTGAAAACGCCCTTGGCGACGATTCGTTTGGCGGTTGAAAATATTGCTTCCCGTGAGCCGTCACAAGAGCTGCTCCTGATGCAGGAAGATCTTGGAAAAATAACTGAGCAAAATTATCGATTGGAACGGCTGGTCAAAGATCTCCTGCTGCTCTCTTCCCTTGAAACCCAGACCGGGCTGGATGGAGGCCCGGTTGATCTTTCCGCCCTGCTGGATTCCCTGGTAGAAGAGTTTTCTGCAATCGCTCAATCTCGTGATATTACTTTGCAGGCCACCATTGAACCGAACTGTGTCGTTCCAGGCGATGGTGAGAAATTGTACCGTGGCCTGGTCAACCTCTTTGATAATGCCATCAAGTTTACGCCTGAAGGTGGGCGAATCGAGATTGCCTCTGCTCTCCAGGAGGAAACGGTGGTGATCTGTCTGGTCAATACCGGGTGTGGGGTAGCCGAGAGCGCCTGTGACGAGGTGTTTACCCCGTTTTTTCGAGGAGAGAAATCACGCGCACTGACCTATGGTGGTTTTGGCTTAGGCCTGGCCATTGTTAAAAAAATTGTTGCTCTCCACCAAGGTCGCGTTACTTTTGCTAGCGGATTGGAACAACTTACCACCGTCACTCTCCATCTTCCTCGTCTTTGA
- a CDS encoding glycosyltransferase encodes MIAAPEISVVIPVYNERENLPELVERCLAACGPLKRSFELILVDDGSRDGSQALITEAADAHEEVIGVILNRNYGQHAAVFAGLSQSRGEIVVTLDADLQNPPEEIPNLIAAMDEGVDVVGTVRENRQDSLFRRTASHLVNRMVQQATGVMMHDYGCMLRAYRRPIVAAMLQCSERSTFIPILANSFAGTTAEIPVQHARRENGASKYSFLKLISLQYDLLTSMSTFPLRLLSFLGVLISLSGIGFGFLLMVLRVIYGATWAAEGVFTLFAFLFVFIGAQFIGLGLLGEYIGRIYYDVRSRPRYFVHEIRGAHHTI; translated from the coding sequence ATGATCGCTGCTCCTGAAATATCCGTGGTTATTCCGGTCTACAACGAGCGGGAAAACCTGCCGGAACTGGTGGAACGTTGCCTTGCGGCCTGTGGTCCCCTTAAGCGCAGTTTTGAGTTGATCCTGGTCGATGACGGCAGCAGGGATGGATCCCAGGCGTTGATCACCGAGGCCGCCGATGCCCATGAGGAGGTGATCGGCGTCATCCTCAACCGCAATTATGGCCAGCACGCCGCAGTTTTTGCGGGGCTCTCACAGAGCAGAGGCGAAATTGTGGTGACTCTGGATGCGGATCTGCAGAACCCGCCGGAAGAAATCCCCAACTTGATTGCGGCCATGGATGAGGGCGTCGATGTGGTGGGGACCGTGCGCGAGAACCGCCAGGACAGCCTCTTTCGCCGCACCGCCTCACACCTGGTCAACCGCATGGTCCAGCAGGCAACCGGAGTGATGATGCACGATTACGGCTGTATGCTCCGGGCCTACCGGCGACCCATTGTTGCGGCCATGCTCCAGTGTTCGGAGCGTTCCACCTTTATTCCCATCCTGGCCAACAGCTTTGCCGGTACGACAGCCGAGATTCCTGTCCAACACGCCCGGCGGGAAAATGGAGCGTCCAAGTACAGCTTTTTGAAACTGATCTCGCTCCAGTACGACCTCCTGACCTCCATGTCGACCTTTCCCCTGCGTTTACTCTCCTTTCTTGGAGTTCTGATTTCGCTCTCCGGAATCGGCTTTGGTTTCCTGCTCATGGTGCTGCGGGTGATCTACGGCGCAACCTGGGCTGCCGAAGGGGTCTTTACTCTCTTTGCCTTCCTCTTTGTCTTTATTGGCGCCCAGTTTATCGGTCTTGGCCTGCTGGGTGAGTATATCGGCCGGATCTACTATGACGTGCGCAGCCGTCCCCGTTATTTCGTGCATGAAATACGGGGGGCTCATCATACGATTTGA
- a CDS encoding phospholipid carrier-dependent glycosyltransferase produces MNTQDQVSNTRQLVLYACLLLCFYLFAYLLPLGARDLFVPDETRYAEVPREMIASGDWAVPHLNGLRYFEKPALGYWVHAASQLLFGENDFAVRLPSALSVGLSALLVFFLVQRGRGKTGKEEAFAPIAATLVFLSCFEVFGVGNTAVLDNLFSFLLTVCITAFYWATEAERGSRREKFWLVIAGVFCGIAFLTKGFLALAVPVLALVPYLLWQRRFVDLFRMSWLPILVAVLVSLPWAIRIHLREPDFWNYFFWNEHIRRFAGSDAQHKESIWFFLLAAPGLVFPWTFLIPAAGSGIRQRLREQGSEGSLLKFALCWMLVPFFFFSLSQGKLLTYILPCFPPFAILMGLGLLRLLHKNGESTLFRCGIAINGLLFLLLMLAFIALQFFGFHGMRPYSQACKVIMIVNGLLFFLLFCYWSFQGKNPQSKIVFAGTALLFVYVLAHYTLPDATVEVKCPGPLIERNASLVAEGDLVISDDDTIRAVCWYLKRDDVYNLGAPGELLYGFEYPGAGAGKRLIDLKAAAELIKQHRGHAVLIARVRALKRWRDGLPPPLFQDFNGEKGYVFLKF; encoded by the coding sequence GTGAATACCCAAGATCAAGTCTCCAACACAAGGCAGCTGGTTCTTTACGCCTGCCTCTTGCTGTGTTTCTATTTGTTTGCCTATCTGCTGCCCCTCGGGGCGCGCGATCTGTTTGTCCCCGATGAAACCCGTTATGCCGAGGTGCCCCGCGAGATGATCGCCAGCGGCGATTGGGCCGTCCCCCACCTCAACGGCCTGCGCTACTTTGAAAAACCTGCCCTGGGCTACTGGGTCCATGCCGCAAGCCAGCTGCTCTTTGGCGAAAATGATTTTGCGGTGCGTTTACCCTCGGCCCTCTCTGTTGGCCTTTCTGCCCTGCTGGTGTTTTTTCTGGTGCAAAGGGGGAGGGGGAAGACGGGAAAAGAGGAGGCGTTTGCACCGATTGCAGCCACCCTGGTCTTTCTCTCCTGCTTTGAGGTCTTTGGGGTCGGCAATACCGCCGTTTTGGATAACCTTTTCTCTTTTTTACTCACCGTCTGCATCACCGCTTTTTACTGGGCCACTGAGGCCGAGCGGGGCAGTCGGCGAGAAAAATTCTGGCTGGTCATCGCCGGAGTCTTCTGCGGGATCGCCTTTCTCACCAAGGGCTTTCTCGCCCTGGCCGTTCCGGTGCTGGCCCTGGTTCCCTACCTGCTGTGGCAGCGGCGCTTTGTTGATCTCTTTCGCATGAGCTGGCTGCCCATTCTTGTCGCCGTGCTGGTCAGTCTGCCCTGGGCAATCCGCATCCATCTGCGGGAACCGGATTTCTGGAACTATTTCTTTTGGAACGAGCATATTCGTCGTTTTGCGGGCAGTGATGCCCAGCATAAAGAATCCATCTGGTTTTTTCTGCTGGCGGCACCCGGCCTGGTTTTTCCCTGGACCTTTCTTATCCCCGCAGCTGGCAGCGGGATCAGACAGCGTCTTCGGGAGCAGGGGAGCGAGGGCTCATTGCTGAAATTTGCTCTCTGCTGGATGCTGGTGCCTTTTTTCTTCTTCTCCCTCTCACAGGGTAAACTGCTCACCTATATTCTGCCCTGTTTCCCACCCTTTGCCATCCTCATGGGGCTGGGCTTGCTGCGGCTGTTACACAAGAATGGAGAGAGTACACTGTTTCGTTGCGGAATCGCGATCAATGGCCTGCTGTTTCTCCTGCTCATGCTGGCCTTTATTGCCCTGCAATTTTTCGGCTTCCACGGTATGCGGCCCTACAGTCAGGCCTGTAAAGTGATCATGATCGTCAATGGCTTGCTCTTTTTTCTGCTGTTCTGCTACTGGTCCTTTCAGGGAAAAAATCCGCAGAGCAAGATCGTCTTTGCAGGGACGGCCCTGCTTTTTGTCTATGTGCTCGCCCATTACACCCTGCCCGATGCAACCGTTGAGGTGAAATGTCCGGGACCGCTGATAGAGAGAAACGCGTCCCTGGTTGCAGAGGGGGATCTGGTGATCAGCGATGACGATACCATTCGGGCGGTCTGCTGGTACCTCAAGCGTGATGATGTCTACAACCTGGGAGCTCCAGGGGAATTGCTCTATGGATTCGAGTATCCCGGGGCGGGTGCGGGGAAGCGTCTCATTGATCTCAAGGCGGCCGCTGAACTGATAAAGCAGCATCGGGGGCATGCCGTTCTTATTGCTCGGGTTCGTGCCCTGAAGCGTTGGCGCGATGGGTTGCCGCCTCCGCTTTTTCAGGATTTCAATGGTGAAAAAGGGTACGTGTTTCTCAAGTTTTAG
- a CDS encoding SMR family transporter, giving the protein MAIYLPLILFGVLLNAGAQLALKQGMRQIGYFDFMLTNIPRIAVEVAANGYIWAGLICYVVSVVVWLLVLSRVEVSYAYPLLSVGYIVTACAGWLFFQENLSLTRLSGIAVICLGVYLVTRSA; this is encoded by the coding sequence ATGGCAATCTATCTTCCCCTTATTTTGTTCGGTGTTTTGCTTAACGCCGGGGCACAGCTCGCCCTGAAGCAGGGCATGCGTCAGATCGGCTATTTTGACTTCATGCTCACCAATATACCCCGCATTGCCGTAGAGGTTGCCGCAAACGGCTATATCTGGGCGGGATTAATCTGTTATGTCGTCAGCGTGGTGGTCTGGCTGCTGGTGCTCTCCCGGGTGGAGGTGAGTTATGCCTACCCCCTGTTGTCGGTGGGCTATATCGTGACCGCCTGCGCGGGCTGGCTGTTTTTTCAGGAAAACCTGAGTCTCACTCGGCTCTCAGGCATCGCGGTTATCTGCCTGGGAGTTTACCTCGTCACCCGGTCCGCCTGA
- a CDS encoding aminotransferase class I/II-fold pyridoxal phosphate-dependent enzyme produces MRSRFLPFSKPSINEAEIKAVAEVLRSGWITTGAKALAFEQAFAEYCGAPGAVALSSATGGMHLLLSAMQIGPGDEVITPSLTWVSTVNLIRLLGATPVFADIERDTLMVSKETVAPLMSERTKAIIPVHFAGAAVDLDPLRQLAAARKISLIEDAAHAAGTEYWGERIGHRGTAIFSFHPIKNLTCGEGGMFCSDDAELLEHIRRLKFHGLGVDAFDRTMQGRSPQAEVLEPGFKYNLTDMAAALGLGQLARLDGFIEKRTRLAERYNELLAEVPEVLPLIAPSYPMRHAWHLYVVRVDSNKAGMDRDRFMAALKEKNIGTGIHFKAAHLQRYYRETMPQPQGTLENTEWNSERICSLPLFPDMELSDVDEVVATIKEVLA; encoded by the coding sequence ATGCGATCAAGATTTTTGCCGTTTTCAAAACCTTCCATCAATGAAGCGGAAATAAAGGCGGTGGCCGAGGTCCTGCGTTCTGGCTGGATAACCACCGGTGCCAAGGCTCTGGCCTTTGAACAAGCCTTTGCCGAGTACTGTGGAGCACCCGGCGCGGTGGCTTTGAGTTCCGCCACTGGTGGGATGCACCTTTTGCTGAGCGCCATGCAAATTGGCCCGGGCGACGAGGTGATAACTCCATCGCTCACCTGGGTCTCCACTGTCAACCTGATCCGCCTCTTGGGGGCAACTCCGGTCTTCGCCGATATCGAACGCGACACCCTGATGGTCAGCAAAGAAACCGTAGCTCCGCTGATGAGCGAGCGCACCAAGGCGATAATTCCGGTTCATTTTGCCGGAGCAGCGGTGGATCTGGATCCTCTGCGGCAACTGGCCGCAGCCCGCAAAATTTCCCTGATAGAGGATGCAGCCCATGCTGCCGGGACCGAATACTGGGGAGAGCGGATCGGACACCGGGGCACCGCGATTTTCTCCTTTCATCCAATCAAAAATCTGACCTGTGGTGAAGGGGGCATGTTCTGCTCCGATGATGCCGAGTTGCTCGAGCATATTCGCCGCCTCAAATTTCATGGCCTTGGCGTCGATGCCTTTGACCGGACCATGCAGGGGCGCTCTCCCCAGGCCGAGGTCCTGGAGCCGGGCTTCAAATACAACCTGACCGATATGGCCGCAGCCCTTGGACTGGGCCAGCTGGCTCGGCTCGATGGCTTTATCGAAAAACGCACCCGGTTAGCCGAGCGCTACAACGAACTTCTGGCAGAGGTCCCGGAGGTGTTGCCGCTGATTGCACCCTCCTATCCCATGCGTCACGCCTGGCACCTCTATGTGGTGCGGGTGGACTCAAACAAAGCGGGCATGGATCGGGACCGGTTCATGGCAGCGCTCAAAGAGAAAAACATCGGGACCGGCATTCATTTCAAGGCGGCCCACCTCCAGCGCTATTACCGCGAAACCATGCCCCAACCCCAAGGAACTTTGGAAAACACTGAATGGAACTCGGAACGGATCTGTTCTCTGCCCCTGTTCCCGGACATGGAACTCTCGGATGTGGATGAGGTGGTGGCCACCATCAAGGAGGTGCTGGCATGA